ACCTTAAATTACATCATAAAGTATATaatgaattaaaagaaaaattcaaGAACTCCAACTCACATTCTGAACGTGTTCAGATACTAACGCTGTCACCTTTTACAATGGAACGTACAATGCACGAATTCGGAGCGACAAATTACATGGTAAAAAAGAGCAGAgaagtaaaaaagaaaaaggGTATATTGGGAGTATGTGACAAGAGCCAGGGAAAGTCTTTATCAGAAGAATTGAAAGAAAGCGTTGTAAGATTCTACGAAAATGATGATAATAGCAGAATCTGTCCAGGAAAGAAAGACAAAGTTAGCGTTCGTGGAAAAGATGGTGAAAAGATtgaacatcaaaaacggttggTGCTTTTAAATCTGAAGGAGCTACATGCTGCATGGAAAACTGTTTATCCACAGAAAAAAATAGGCTTTTCATCTTTTGCTGCCCTTCGCCCCAAGTGGTGTGTGCTCGCTGGTGCATCAGGGACGCATTCTGTATGCGTCTGCAAATATCACCAGAATCCAAAGCTAATGACATCTTGCTTGCCATACTCCGTCCATGATCTTATGTCTAAAGCTGTTTGTTCCCCTGAGGAGGAAGTGTGCATGATGGGTCAATGCAAACAATGTCCCGGTCGTGTAGgtgttattaattttttaactaaCTGTGAAGAAATTGCTGATGTAGAGGAATTAACATACACGCAGTGGGTCAGTGTTGACAGGACAAAACTTGTTACTCTTGTTGAACCAAAAGAAGAATTCATCGAAAACCTGGCTGACAAAATTGTTAAACTAACACGACATAGTTTCACGTCAAAATCTCAAAGTGGCTATATGAGAAACCTTAAAGGAACATTACAACCGATGGAAGAAATAATTTTACAGGGAGACTTTGCCGAAAACTATGCATATGTCGTTCAAGACGAGATACAGAGTTTCCATTGGGAGAATAGCCAGGCAACGTTGCACCCATTCGTAGCCTACTATTGTTTGCAAGATGGCACCCTGGAACACATTAACAtatgcataataagtgattgcagagaacatacaacagttactgtatatgcctttttaaaggttgtcatcccctatttaaaaacaaaactaccaaccatgaaaaaagttcattatttcacagatggatgtggcggccaatacaaaaacaaatataactttattaaccttTGCCACCACCAGGAAGATTTTGGTTTAGACGCCGAGTGGAATTTTTTCGCTACATCACATGGCAAGAGTGCATGTGATGGCATAGGTGGAACAGTTAAGAGGCTTGTCACTAAGAGAAGCTTACAGCGTTTGACTGAATGTCATATTCTCACATCTCTCAGTATGTTCGACTACTGTGTAAAGAACATTCCAGGCATCAACTTTTTTCATGTGGGAATAGATGAGGTATCTACtgtggaaaaagaaataaagccgagattcaacctcgcccagaccatcaagggtacattacaatatcatcGCTTTGTTCCAGTTTCTCTGGCACAGATGCAGGTCTACAAACTTAGTACCCAGATAAACCCTCCGGATGTGGTTGTGATTCAAGAATCtttcagtgatgaaaatgaaattgttgctgatacacaacccaccattattagacttcagaattttgtgtgctgtagttatgATGGTGTCCCATGGATTGGTTTGGTGGTGGATGTCTCAGAAGAGTTTGGggattatcaaattaaatttatgcatcctcatgggccagcgaaaaccttttattggccgtccaaagaagactgttgttggattcctgaatcaaatgtacattgtattatagcctctccgtttataaaatcctcttcgactaggaattacagtatttcccaaaatgatcgccacaacatttctaaatactgtttgaattggccagatgacaaggagtaaaggccagacatagacaattgtaacattataataatatttagtttgtaaataaaattatttttggaatacatcaaattgacattgaagtaatgcatggacagacaccaaaaatacactaaaaggaagaggtatgtcaacttcaaattgtaatttcatggaaacaaacaaaaaaacccctccaatttttttatatgttgtagtcgACACGTAGGTttacatttttcgtgatagtcaccaacaaatcgggcgtgttccacggggtcaatttcaaggtcaaaatatatgtcaaagttttattcaacttaaaattaatataaaacacacacaattagtatattgagattccttatggtctcccctttacaaaaatacctttgtttttaaaatcgaacctatagttcccgagatacagctctttaaAACGTGGCGGCcgcgcccttttttgcgtaaaaaccgaaaattgaaattgcgatatctcgaaaaccgttggtccgataaagttaaaatttgaaattttggctttaattgctataaatcacccatataccaaatttcatcaaaattggaagaggtagggtttaactcattgggtgatctgagatggaatgaccccatgtccaaatgttcattttgttttatagcattattttttataaccCAATAGTATTATAAGCCAAGGTGATGACTGAATAATATAAACTTTCCATGCCACTTTTTTTATCAATAGTGTAAATGTCAGTTTTAGAAAAAAGTTGCCTTTTTATTTCTAAACAGTTTAGATGCAGACAAAgagatattttaaaattgtgcaTTAAATAGATATGGCAATCATTGTGCTAGGAGTTTTTCTATAGAGAATGTCCAAATGAGCCTACACCAACTAGGGTAGTCTAAAAATCTAGAAGAAATAATCTTGCCATTAAAcgacgatatatatatatatactgatcGCATACACTAATAAAAAATTTCTGAAGAATCAGCATCATATGCAGAATCAGCTGAACCAATTGTCCAGGAACCAACAACCCCAATTGCTGAGGAGCCAACTGCAGAAAGGATGAGCATTGTGAATTCACGCTATTTGCAGACAATGCCAATACTACCTAAGCCAAACCACTTCCAGTAATAAAGAAACATACCACCACAAAAGACTCACAAACTGAAATATACCGAATTGATCAGATTCTCGTTGTGCTGCCAACTTCTGATATGTCATCTTCCTTATCTTTATCTGAAACTTCATCTGAAGAAAACTCATCTCTATCTGATGAGTCTTCTGTAGGTGAAGATGATGAATACATACCAGAACTCGAGGAGGAAAGTGAGAGCAATGGTAGCAACTGGGAAAATGTTGTCGATGATGCTACGTTTCAGGGTGTTGATCCATATCATCCACACGAGTGGTGCCAAACCTCTGGGTAGCATGGCTGTTTTCCGATCAGCATGTTTAAATAGTCATGTTAGGGAGTGGAAGACACAGCCTACACAAGGACGAATGCCATGGGGCAGTACTGCCAACCAACCCAATCTGTCGTACAAGAAACGGAAACCTGTCCAAAAGATAATGTGTCAGCTGAGCGTGTGTTTGCTGGCCTAGATTACTAAAGCTTAAAAATCCCAACATGCAGCATATTCTACTTTTGAGTTTGAATAAAATCTGTcctataaattgtattttgtgGGTGGTATGCCTAGTACTAGCCTGTCCGACTGATTTAATTGGTCTTCTATTGTATATAATtagggtattcagttgcatgcacacaggttgaggtcacacacacagacagcacattaaagttcaaaattgccaattattagattaatattttttggGCAAATAATAAATCGTTGGAAAGGTACAGTACACATGTCTACTTTCAAACCagtcaataaaacaaaaacaccattaaaaaaaagaatataaagcAACTTCGCCTTGCAGCGTAtcatgaaaaaaacaaagaaaaaggAGAAAACAGAAGATAAAGCAACTTCGCCTTGCAGCGTAtcatgaaaaaaacaaagaaaaaggAGAAAACAGAAGATAAAGCAACTTCGTCTTGCAGCGTAtcatgaaaaaaacaaagaaaaaggAGAAAACAGAAGATAAAGCAAGACTTGACAAGATTGCTGCTACATATGCCAAAATTCAATGGTGTATGGACACTAGAAAACGTGCACAAAAAGCTGAAAGAAGTGGTTGAAAGTAATAAAAAAGCCCATGGTAGCTATGATATGCATTGGTCTCAGCATTGGCTTTTAGATCAGAGAGGTTTTAGGAAGATTATGTCGAGGAACCGGTACTCTACTAGACAGGCTAGCTCGCATCGGCTAGCTGGGCCTAGAAATACGAGATCGCCATTGACGCGTTCCtggtataataatattgtattataaaatcTTTAGCAAAGATAAATCGTGTTATTCGGATCGAC
This is a stretch of genomic DNA from Antedon mediterranea chromosome 3, ecAntMedi1.1, whole genome shotgun sequence. It encodes these proteins:
- the LOC140043611 gene encoding uncharacterized protein codes for the protein MERTMHEFGATNYMVKKSREVKKKKGILGVCDKSQGKSLSEELKESVVRFYENDDNSRICPGKKDKVSVRGKDGEKIEHQKRLVLLNLKELHAAWKTVYPQKKIGFSSFAALRPKWCVLAGASGTHSVCVCKYHQNPKLMTSCLPYSVHDLMSKAVCSPEEEVCMMGQCKQCPGRVGVINFLTNCEEIADVEELTYTQWVSVDRTKLVTLVEPKEEFIENLADKIVKLTRHSFTSKSQSGYMRNLKGTLQPMEEIILQGDFAENYAYVVQDEIQSFHWENSQATLHPFVAYYCLQDGTLEHINICIISDCREHTTVTVYAFLKVVIPYLKTKLPTMKKVHYFTDGCGGQYKNKYNFINLCHHQEDFGLDAEWNFFATSHGKSACDGIGGTVKRLVTKRSLQRLTECHILTSLSMFDYCVKNIPGINFFHVGIDEVSTVEKEIKPRFNLAQTIKGTLQYHRFVPVSLAQMQVYKLSTQINPPDVVVIQESFSDENEIVADTQPTIIRLQNFVCCSYDGVPWIGLVVDVSEEFGDYQIKFMHPHGPAKTFYWPSKEDCCWIPESNVHCIIASPFIKSSSTRNYSISQNDRHNISKYCLNWPDDKE